A genomic segment from Hyalangium gracile encodes:
- a CDS encoding acyltransferase family protein, translating to MHSGAEARPEPSTREIWLWRLGIYGLTVLLSGLRFHSPLKYQYTLNFFAIAVVAYLAREIAACQRNAPSEWLERAGAWSYSLYLTHPLALMVYALLQVPNLGYFFSWAVRLGSVLVQAYIFYRLVERPAHLLARRIGGGALRPRLAGASALAPEVSSSAPPT from the coding sequence ATGCACTCGGGAGCGGAAGCCCGGCCCGAGCCGTCGACCCGGGAGATCTGGCTCTGGCGCCTGGGCATCTACGGGCTGACCGTCCTCCTCAGTGGCCTGCGCTTCCACAGCCCGCTGAAGTACCAGTACACGCTGAACTTCTTCGCCATCGCGGTGGTCGCCTATCTGGCTCGGGAGATCGCCGCCTGCCAGCGCAACGCTCCCTCGGAGTGGCTCGAGCGAGCGGGAGCCTGGAGCTACTCCCTCTACCTGACGCACCCGCTGGCGCTGATGGTCTACGCACTCTTGCAGGTGCCAAACCTGGGCTACTTCTTCAGCTGGGCCGTGAGACTGGGCTCCGTCCTCGTGCAGGCCTACATCTTCTATCGGCTGGTGGAGCGCCCTGCCCACCTGCTGGCGCGCCGGATCGGCGGGGGGGCGTTGAGGCCTCGGTTGGCGGGAGCCTCGGCACTGGCGCCCGAGGTCTCCTCCTCGGCGCCACCGACCTGA
- a CDS encoding outer membrane protein assembly factor BamB family protein, which translates to MLPRACPCTRLLLVLLVTGTAACQRATEPVFTFSTDASSRAGMVALEDGVLVGNEAGALVRLNRRGEQVWRVKFGQEVAARPTVVGDSVIAGTVGGELARLGLADGADRWRLTGEPPVLTALVSDEASVYVLGQDGAVRAHALDTGQVRWRRPAPKAEESLIDPSQRLPAPVLSGGVLVVPQGEAGLVGLSTEDGKLRWRRPMTQVLGMAREGDTLYVSMRNGRVAALGVEDGSPRWEQTPAPVLTSPPTYVQGVLWVGTEPPQLLAISPADGRRLSGIDLPSTLVTQVAVHGEHLIVPTSGREGLLLALRRQGGAPVFSVRTDTALRSTPVVLGDQVFALGLDGRVLSWNIRAPER; encoded by the coding sequence ATGCTGCCGCGCGCCTGTCCATGTACCCGCCTGCTGCTCGTGCTCCTGGTGACAGGGACGGCGGCATGCCAGCGGGCCACGGAGCCGGTGTTCACCTTCTCCACGGACGCATCCTCCCGAGCGGGGATGGTGGCGCTGGAGGACGGCGTCCTGGTGGGCAACGAGGCAGGCGCGCTGGTGCGGCTGAACCGGCGCGGAGAGCAGGTGTGGAGGGTGAAGTTCGGCCAGGAGGTGGCGGCGCGGCCCACGGTGGTGGGTGACAGCGTCATCGCCGGGACGGTGGGAGGGGAGCTGGCCCGGCTGGGGCTGGCGGACGGGGCGGACCGCTGGCGCCTCACTGGGGAGCCGCCGGTGCTCACGGCGCTCGTCTCTGACGAGGCCTCCGTGTACGTGCTGGGACAGGACGGGGCGGTGCGAGCGCACGCGCTGGACACGGGGCAGGTGCGCTGGAGGCGTCCCGCGCCGAAGGCCGAGGAGTCTCTCATCGACCCGAGCCAGCGGCTGCCGGCGCCGGTGTTGTCGGGAGGGGTGCTGGTGGTGCCGCAGGGGGAGGCGGGGCTCGTGGGGCTCTCCACGGAGGATGGCAAGCTCCGCTGGCGGCGACCGATGACGCAGGTGCTGGGCATGGCGCGGGAGGGAGACACGCTGTACGTGTCCATGCGCAACGGGCGAGTGGCCGCACTGGGCGTGGAGGACGGCTCGCCTCGGTGGGAGCAGACGCCGGCGCCTGTGCTGACCAGTCCGCCGACCTACGTCCAGGGAGTGCTCTGGGTGGGCACCGAGCCGCCGCAGCTGCTGGCGATCTCCCCGGCGGATGGAAGGCGCCTCTCGGGGATCGACCTGCCCTCCACGCTCGTGACGCAGGTGGCCGTGCACGGCGAGCACCTGATCGTGCCTACGAGCGGGCGTGAAGGTCTGCTGCTCGCCCTGCGGAGACAGGGAGGAGCGCCCGTCTTCTCGGTGCGTACGGACACGGCGCTGCGGTCGACGCCAGTGGTGCTCGGAGACCAGGTCTTCGCGCTGGGGCTGGACGGACGAGTGCTCTCCTGGAACATCCGAGCACCGGAGCGCTGA
- a CDS encoding SDR family oxidoreductase → MDLELAGKVVLVTGGSDGLGAAVCNRLVWEGARVALCARNLRRLEATADTLRAQGGEVLALPADVSRAEDLERFVKAAHERWGRVDGLVNNAGSASAKPFLSVTEQEWEEDFQLKVFAAMRTVRLTVPHLRAAGGGSIVNVLSIKAKEPGKNTTPSSVSRAAGMSLTKVLSKELGADGIRVNAVLVGMIQSGQWNRRAEASGKPVDEFYAERSREAGVPLGRIGRSEEFADVVAFLLSARASYVTGTAINVDGGLSGVV, encoded by the coding sequence ATGGACCTGGAGCTCGCTGGCAAGGTGGTGCTCGTGACGGGTGGCTCGGATGGACTCGGAGCCGCCGTGTGCAATCGGCTCGTCTGGGAGGGTGCGCGCGTCGCGCTGTGCGCCCGGAACCTGCGCCGGCTGGAGGCCACCGCCGACACCCTGCGCGCCCAGGGCGGTGAGGTGCTCGCCCTGCCCGCGGATGTGTCTCGCGCCGAGGACCTGGAGCGCTTCGTCAAGGCCGCCCACGAGCGCTGGGGCCGCGTGGATGGCCTGGTGAACAACGCCGGCTCCGCCTCCGCCAAGCCCTTCCTCTCCGTCACCGAGCAGGAGTGGGAGGAGGACTTCCAGCTCAAGGTGTTCGCCGCGATGCGCACCGTGCGCCTCACGGTGCCTCACCTGCGCGCGGCCGGCGGTGGCTCCATCGTCAACGTGCTCTCCATCAAGGCCAAGGAGCCCGGGAAGAACACCACGCCTTCCTCCGTGTCCCGGGCCGCCGGCATGTCCCTGACAAAGGTGCTCTCCAAGGAGCTGGGCGCGGATGGCATCCGCGTCAACGCCGTGCTCGTGGGGATGATCCAGAGCGGGCAGTGGAATCGCCGGGCCGAGGCCTCGGGCAAGCCCGTGGACGAGTTCTATGCCGAGCGGAGCCGGGAGGCCGGCGTGCCGCTCGGGCGCATTGGCCGGAGCGAGGAGTTCGCCGATGTAGTGGCCTTCCTGCTCTCGGCGCGCGCGTCCTATGTCACCGGCACGGCCATCAACGTGGATGGAGGCCTGTCCGGAGTGGTGTGA
- the add gene encoding adenosine deaminase produces the protein MASIRDDELPSATGIPSAARRTDISPPPAIEVTEELLHALPKTDLHCHLDGSMRLKTILELAEQQKVKLPADTVDGLAQAIHMGQMCKNLEEYLVAFDVTLSVLQTAEALFRSAYELAVDAAAENVRYLEVRYSPALHLQKGLKMTTVIDSVLEGLRAAKRETGIKCGVIVCGIRHINPQTSMRLAELSVAYKNRGVIGFDLAGAEASFPAKDHKDAFQLILKNNVNCTAHAGEAFGPESISQAIHYLGAHRIGHGTRLREDGDLLNYVNDHRIPLEVCPSSNVQTGAVTSLSAHPLKFYFDYGLRVTINTDNRLITDTTVTKELWLAHKELGLALEDLTTVIVSGFKSAFLPFREKQDMLRAVNQEIATTLAAFEKRPTAVKKPA, from the coding sequence ATGGCCTCCATTCGAGACGACGAGCTCCCCAGCGCTACCGGGATTCCCTCCGCGGCCCGGCGAACCGACATCTCCCCACCCCCGGCCATCGAAGTGACGGAAGAGCTGCTCCACGCTCTGCCCAAGACGGACCTCCACTGCCACCTGGATGGGTCCATGCGGCTGAAGACCATCCTCGAGCTGGCCGAGCAGCAGAAGGTGAAGCTGCCCGCGGACACCGTGGACGGTCTGGCCCAGGCCATCCACATGGGGCAGATGTGCAAGAACCTCGAGGAGTACCTGGTGGCGTTCGACGTCACCCTCTCCGTGCTCCAGACGGCCGAGGCGCTCTTCCGCTCCGCCTATGAGCTGGCCGTGGACGCCGCAGCCGAGAACGTGCGCTACCTGGAGGTCCGCTACTCGCCCGCGCTGCACCTGCAGAAGGGCCTGAAGATGACCACCGTCATCGACTCGGTGCTCGAGGGCCTGCGCGCCGCCAAGCGCGAGACGGGCATCAAGTGCGGCGTCATCGTCTGCGGCATCCGCCACATCAACCCCCAGACGTCCATGCGCCTGGCCGAGCTGAGCGTGGCGTACAAGAACCGCGGCGTCATCGGATTCGATCTCGCCGGCGCCGAGGCGAGCTTCCCCGCCAAGGACCACAAGGACGCCTTCCAGCTCATCCTCAAGAACAACGTCAACTGCACCGCGCACGCGGGCGAGGCCTTCGGCCCCGAGTCCATCTCCCAGGCCATCCACTACCTGGGCGCCCACCGCATCGGCCACGGCACCCGGCTGCGCGAGGACGGCGATCTGCTCAACTACGTGAACGATCACCGCATCCCGCTGGAGGTGTGCCCCAGCTCCAACGTGCAGACGGGCGCGGTGACGAGCCTCTCCGCCCACCCGCTCAAGTTCTACTTCGACTACGGCCTCCGGGTGACCATCAACACCGACAACCGGCTCATCACCGACACCACGGTGACCAAGGAGCTGTGGCTGGCTCACAAGGAGCTGGGTCTGGCGCTGGAGGATCTCACCACCGTCATCGTCTCCGGCTTCAAGAGCGCCTTCCTGCCGTTCCGCGAGAAGCAGGACATGCTGCGCGCCGTGAACCAGGAGATCGCCACCACGCTCGCCGCCTTCGAGAAGCGTCCCACCGCGGTGAAGAAGCCGGCCTGA
- a CDS encoding Ig-like domain-containing protein, translating into MSPSPSTRSLLLAALLSLGAACREPASPPATRTPPPRVSSDATGAPFDLGSVLHRVHFAYRQEGDTWTAGHSTWSARVTEAGLTFTPRHAPPTGLLTGAPVTFGAAVLSRGGVGLDSTAKGGSVSREGALTLARGAVEEHLQNGEDGIEQRWRFTRQPQGQGDLLLRVPVRGLRLAGETVRGVHFADASGLGVRYSHATWTDASGQQREIRARAVAEGVEFQVPTEVLASASFPAMLAPTISPEFGLDTPVTAPGGGSQTAPAVASNGTDYLVVWTDDRGGDVDIYGARVSQDGAVLDALGIAISTAINAQQAPAVAFDGTNYLVVWSDGRRGSGNDIYGARVSPAGSVLEPSGLPLATSTVFTLQMRAPAVAFDGMNYLVVWEEKTGFNGLTNLNGLRVSPAGTPLGSPLLVSSATGNQLAPALAFDGTNFLAVWQDERAGQGDIYGARISSAGTLLDSTGIAISTTPQLQANPTVEFNGTSYLVVWEDYRNASTGTDLFGARVALNGTVLDSAGLPLFALASNQTQPALTRQGTQYLLAWQDLRSGSNDVYAARLNSAGVVQDAAGLPLMVAPGEQSTVAVASNGTTPLVTWGDARTLDIVGTRVSADGTVLDPSGVTISLATNSETSPAVAFDGTNYLVVWQDNRGSGFDLYGVRVSASGTVLDATGLLISGSTGHQRNPAVAFDGNNYLVVWEDTRNGPSSDIFAARVSPSGTVLDANGLPLCQRFSPQEHPAVAFDGNNYLVVWADAGTSAARDIYGTRVSRTGTVLDTAFVGISTDASDQATPALAFDGTNYLVVWNDWRNNSTADVYGARVTRAGAVLDATGVLLAGGTEAQADPAVAFDGTNYLLVWSDYQSFPSSNLYARRVRTAGTPLDSSPITVSSAPGHQQRPSVVYDGASFLVAWQDERGGAGVDLYAGRVSRTGAVLDGEGFILSAGTADETSVTLASGGTQGLLAVYQVTDASLGSNVQRLKARRLSPGDSTNTPPTAQSQSISTEEDVALALELTGSDPEGATLSYTVVTPPSRGALTGTAPKLTYVPGQNYNGSDSFTFTVSDGQATSAPATVSITITPVNDTPVASAQSVTTPEETAKAIVLSGSDPENDPVTFTVVSGPSHGTLTGTPPNVTYTPAANYSGPDSFTFAVSDSTGTSAPGTVSITVTPVNDPPTAMARSLNGPEDTPIPITLSGADVDGDPLTFAIVTPPAHGALTGTPPNVTYTPEANYFGPDSFTFTASDGVATSAPATVSLSISPVNDVPVASPGSLSTPEDTPLPVTLVASDAEGEPLTFAIASLPAHGALTGTPPNLTYTPAPNYVGPDSFTFTASDGTRRSAPATVSITVTPVNDAPVANSRSLNTPEDTALTLTLSGTDAEGDAITFAVATQPSHGTLTGTPPNLTYMPELGYHGADSFTFTASDGMAPSAPGTISIFVASVNATPTSSSSSVTTVEDTPVGITLNGADEDGDILFFTVTVPPAHGTLKGTPPNLTYTPALNYSGSDSLTFTVTDGQATAAPATVSITITPVNDAPVTTAQSLSTREDTAKAITLTAVDPEGSPVTFALVSSPSHGTLTGTPPDLTYTPAPNYAGPDSFTFTASDGQATSPATTISLTVTENNDLPVALAQTLTVAAGSPTAIALDGSDVDGEELTFAIVSHPEAGKLTGTPPDILYTAPASFRGTTRFTYSVSDGKAISSAEVQLTVEERSLTVSAAVDTLRPAQGQQVRFYANAVDAAGADIALQWDFGDGQTSQEDLPVHAFAAPGTYEVKLKASTATEEASTVLRVRVRAAAPILLAADAPATAPIVGVEGSALSFGISDPQSGTTYTWDFGDGTPAATGATASHTWADNGSFTLKVTATDGSSTRQVASRSVLVHNTLPVPLPQEKLSATAGQQVSVQLSGSDAAGASDPLRWELVTGEGSLTPDGAFTWTPSQDGLATVITKVIDGDGGESRFAFQVSTGDGPSEPSEGCGCGASSSGTSGALALGMLLLALVASGRRARS; encoded by the coding sequence TTGAGCCCCTCTCCGTCGACCCGATCCCTCCTGCTCGCAGCCCTCCTATCGCTCGGAGCCGCCTGCCGCGAGCCGGCCTCTCCTCCCGCCACCCGGACTCCGCCCCCCCGCGTCTCCTCCGATGCCACGGGCGCTCCGTTCGATCTCGGCTCGGTCCTCCACCGGGTCCACTTCGCCTATCGGCAGGAGGGCGACACCTGGACCGCCGGGCACAGCACGTGGTCCGCACGGGTCACCGAGGCAGGCCTCACCTTCACTCCCCGCCACGCCCCGCCGACCGGGCTCCTCACGGGGGCTCCGGTCACCTTTGGCGCGGCGGTCCTCTCGCGCGGCGGAGTCGGGTTGGACAGCACCGCCAAGGGTGGCTCCGTCTCGCGGGAAGGCGCGCTCACCCTGGCGCGAGGCGCGGTGGAGGAGCACCTCCAGAACGGCGAGGACGGCATCGAGCAGCGCTGGCGCTTCACCCGTCAGCCCCAGGGCCAGGGAGACCTGCTCCTCCGGGTGCCGGTCCGCGGGCTCCGTCTCGCGGGAGAGACGGTTCGGGGCGTGCACTTCGCGGACGCTTCGGGGCTGGGCGTCCGCTACAGCCATGCCACCTGGACGGATGCCTCCGGACAGCAGCGGGAGATCCGCGCTCGCGCGGTCGCGGAGGGCGTGGAGTTCCAGGTCCCGACCGAGGTGCTGGCCAGCGCGAGCTTCCCGGCCATGCTGGCGCCCACCATCTCTCCGGAGTTCGGGCTGGACACGCCGGTGACGGCTCCGGGCGGTGGAAGCCAGACCGCGCCCGCGGTGGCCTCCAACGGCACGGACTACCTCGTGGTCTGGACGGACGACCGCGGCGGTGACGTGGACATCTACGGCGCCCGCGTGAGCCAGGACGGAGCGGTCCTGGATGCGCTCGGCATCGCCATCAGCACGGCGATCAACGCGCAGCAGGCTCCGGCGGTGGCCTTCGACGGCACGAACTACCTGGTCGTCTGGAGCGACGGCCGGCGCGGCAGCGGCAATGACATCTACGGGGCCCGGGTGAGCCCCGCCGGCTCGGTGCTGGAACCCAGCGGTCTGCCGCTCGCCACCTCCACGGTCTTCACGCTGCAGATGCGCGCCCCGGCGGTGGCCTTCGACGGCATGAACTACCTCGTGGTCTGGGAGGAGAAGACCGGCTTCAACGGGCTCACCAACCTCAATGGCCTGCGCGTCAGCCCCGCGGGCACGCCCCTGGGCAGCCCGCTGCTCGTGTCGAGCGCGACCGGGAACCAGCTGGCGCCCGCGCTGGCCTTCGATGGCACGAACTTCCTGGCGGTCTGGCAGGACGAGCGCGCGGGACAGGGAGACATCTATGGAGCGCGCATCTCGTCGGCGGGCACCCTGCTCGACTCGACGGGCATCGCCATCAGCACGACGCCGCAGCTCCAGGCCAACCCCACGGTGGAGTTCAACGGCACCTCCTACCTCGTCGTCTGGGAGGACTACCGCAACGCCTCCACGGGCACCGACCTCTTCGGCGCTCGGGTGGCGCTCAACGGCACCGTGCTGGACTCCGCCGGGCTGCCGCTCTTCGCGCTCGCGTCCAACCAGACCCAGCCCGCGCTCACGCGCCAGGGCACCCAGTACCTGCTGGCCTGGCAGGATCTCCGCTCGGGCTCCAACGACGTCTACGCCGCCCGGCTCAATTCGGCGGGGGTGGTGCAGGATGCGGCGGGCCTGCCGCTGATGGTGGCGCCGGGCGAGCAGTCCACGGTGGCGGTGGCGAGCAACGGCACCACCCCCCTCGTCACCTGGGGCGACGCGCGGACGCTCGACATCGTCGGCACTCGCGTGAGCGCGGACGGCACGGTGCTGGACCCGAGCGGTGTCACGATCAGCCTCGCCACCAACAGCGAGACGAGCCCGGCGGTGGCCTTCGATGGCACCAACTACCTGGTCGTCTGGCAGGACAACCGCGGCAGCGGGTTCGATCTCTACGGCGTGCGAGTCAGCGCGAGCGGCACGGTGCTGGATGCCACGGGCCTGCTCATCTCCGGCTCGACCGGCCACCAGCGCAACCCGGCGGTGGCCTTCGATGGCAACAACTACCTGGTCGTCTGGGAGGACACGCGCAACGGCCCCTCGAGCGACATCTTCGCGGCGCGGGTGAGCCCGAGCGGAACGGTGCTGGATGCCAACGGCCTGCCGCTCTGCCAGCGCTTCAGCCCGCAGGAGCACCCGGCGGTGGCCTTCGATGGCAACAACTACCTGGTCGTCTGGGCCGACGCCGGCACCAGCGCCGCCCGAGACATCTACGGCACGCGGGTCAGCAGGACGGGCACGGTGCTCGACACGGCCTTCGTCGGGATCAGCACGGACGCGAGCGACCAGGCCACGCCGGCACTGGCCTTCGATGGCACCAACTACCTGGTGGTGTGGAACGACTGGAGGAACAACTCGACCGCGGACGTCTATGGCGCGCGGGTGACGCGAGCAGGCGCGGTGCTCGACGCGACGGGAGTGCTGCTCGCCGGAGGCACCGAGGCCCAGGCCGATCCGGCGGTGGCGTTCGACGGGACGAACTACCTGCTGGTCTGGTCTGACTACCAGTCCTTCCCCAGCTCGAACCTGTACGCGCGGCGGGTGCGGACGGCGGGGACACCGCTCGACTCCTCGCCCATCACGGTGTCCTCCGCGCCGGGCCATCAGCAGCGGCCCTCGGTCGTGTACGACGGAGCGAGCTTCCTCGTCGCGTGGCAGGACGAGCGCGGTGGCGCGGGCGTGGACCTGTACGCCGGGCGCGTCTCCCGTACCGGTGCGGTCCTGGACGGCGAGGGCTTCATCCTCTCGGCGGGCACCGCGGACGAGACCTCGGTCACGCTCGCTTCCGGAGGTACGCAAGGCCTGCTCGCGGTGTACCAGGTGACGGACGCGTCCCTGGGGAGCAACGTCCAGCGGCTGAAGGCACGGCGGCTGTCGCCGGGGGACTCGACCAACACCCCGCCCACCGCGCAGTCGCAGAGCATCTCCACGGAGGAGGACGTGGCGCTCGCGCTGGAGCTCACGGGCAGCGATCCCGAGGGCGCGACGCTCTCCTATACGGTGGTCACGCCGCCCTCGCGCGGCGCGCTCACGGGCACGGCCCCGAAGCTCACGTACGTGCCCGGGCAGAACTACAACGGCTCGGACAGCTTCACGTTCACGGTCTCCGACGGACAGGCCACCTCGGCTCCCGCCACCGTCTCCATCACCATCACCCCGGTGAACGACACCCCCGTGGCCTCCGCGCAGTCCGTCACCACCCCGGAGGAGACGGCGAAGGCGATCGTCCTGTCCGGCTCGGATCCAGAGAACGACCCCGTGACCTTCACGGTGGTGTCGGGCCCCAGCCACGGCACGCTGACGGGCACCCCGCCCAACGTCACCTACACGCCCGCGGCCAACTACTCCGGGCCGGACAGCTTCACCTTCGCGGTCTCCGACAGCACGGGGACGTCCGCTCCGGGGACGGTCTCCATCACGGTGACGCCGGTGAACGATCCGCCAACGGCCATGGCCCGCTCGCTGAATGGTCCGGAGGACACGCCCATCCCCATCACGCTGTCGGGCGCGGATGTGGACGGAGATCCGCTCACCTTCGCCATTGTCACGCCGCCCGCGCACGGCGCGCTGACGGGCACCCCGCCCAACGTCACCTACACTCCTGAGGCGAACTACTTCGGTCCCGACAGCTTCACCTTCACGGCCTCCGATGGCGTGGCGACCTCGGCCCCGGCCACCGTCTCGCTCTCCATCAGCCCGGTGAATGACGTCCCGGTGGCCTCGCCTGGCTCGCTGAGCACTCCGGAGGACACGCCGCTTCCCGTCACCTTGGTGGCCTCGGATGCGGAGGGAGAGCCGCTGACGTTCGCCATCGCCTCGCTGCCCGCGCACGGCGCGCTGACGGGCACCCCGCCCAACCTCACCTACACCCCCGCGCCGAACTACGTCGGGCCGGACAGCTTCACCTTCACGGCCTCCGATGGCACGAGGAGGTCCGCTCCGGCCACGGTCTCCATCACGGTCACGCCCGTGAACGACGCGCCCGTGGCGAACTCCCGCTCGCTGAACACGCCGGAGGACACGGCGCTCACGCTCACGCTCTCGGGCACGGACGCGGAGGGAGATGCGATCACCTTCGCCGTGGCCACGCAGCCCTCGCACGGCACGCTGACAGGCACTCCGCCCAACCTCACCTATATGCCCGAGCTGGGCTACCACGGCGCGGACAGCTTCACCTTCACCGCCTCGGACGGCATGGCGCCCTCCGCCCCGGGGACCATCTCCATCTTCGTAGCCTCGGTGAACGCCACCCCCACCTCCTCGAGCAGCTCGGTCACGACGGTGGAGGACACTCCCGTGGGCATCACGCTCAACGGCGCGGACGAGGACGGAGACATCCTCTTCTTCACGGTCACGGTTCCGCCCGCGCACGGCACGCTGAAGGGCACTCCGCCCAACCTGACGTACACGCCGGCGCTGAACTACTCCGGCTCGGACAGCCTCACCTTCACGGTGACGGACGGTCAGGCCACCGCGGCGCCCGCCACCGTCTCCATCACCATCACCCCGGTGAACGACGCGCCCGTCACCACGGCCCAGTCGCTCAGCACGAGGGAGGACACGGCCAAGGCCATCACCCTCACCGCCGTGGATCCGGAAGGAAGCCCGGTCACCTTCGCCCTGGTGTCCAGCCCCAGCCACGGCACGCTGACGGGCACCCCGCCCGACCTCACCTACACCCCCGCGCCGAACTACGCCGGGCCTGACAGCTTCACCTTCACGGCCTCGGACGGGCAGGCGACGTCGCCCGCCACCACCATCTCGCTGACCGTCACGGAGAACAATGACCTCCCGGTCGCGCTGGCGCAGACGCTCACCGTCGCGGCGGGCAGCCCGACGGCCATCGCGCTGGATGGAAGCGACGTGGACGGAGAGGAGCTCACCTTCGCCATCGTGTCCCACCCCGAGGCGGGCAAGCTCACCGGCACTCCGCCGGACATCCTCTATACGGCGCCTGCGAGCTTCCGTGGCACCACTCGGTTCACCTACTCGGTGAGCGACGGCAAGGCGATCTCCTCGGCCGAGGTGCAGCTCACCGTGGAGGAGCGCTCGCTCACGGTCAGCGCGGCGGTGGACACCCTGCGTCCGGCGCAGGGCCAGCAGGTGCGCTTCTACGCCAACGCCGTGGACGCGGCGGGGGCGGACATCGCGCTCCAGTGGGACTTCGGCGACGGCCAGACGTCCCAGGAGGATCTGCCGGTCCATGCCTTCGCGGCTCCGGGCACCTACGAGGTCAAGCTCAAGGCCTCCACGGCGACGGAGGAGGCCTCCACGGTGCTCCGCGTGCGGGTGCGCGCCGCTGCCCCCATCCTGCTCGCGGCGGACGCTCCCGCCACGGCCCCCATCGTCGGTGTCGAGGGCTCCGCCTTGTCCTTCGGCATCAGCGATCCGCAGTCCGGGACCACGTACACCTGGGACTTCGGAGACGGCACGCCCGCCGCCACCGGCGCCACCGCCTCGCACACCTGGGCCGATAATGGGAGCTTCACGCTGAAGGTGACGGCCACGGATGGAAGCAGCACCCGTCAGGTGGCCTCGCGGAGCGTGCTCGTCCACAACACGCTCCCCGTCCCGCTGCCGCAGGAGAAGCTGTCGGCCACCGCCGGCCAGCAGGTCTCGGTCCAGCTCTCGGGCTCGGATGCGGCGGGCGCCAGCGATCCGCTCCGCTGGGAGCTGGTCACCGGAGAGGGCTCGCTGACTCCCGATGGCGCCTTCACCTGGACGCCCTCGCAGGACGGGCTGGCCACCGTCATCACCAAGGTCATCGACGGGGACGGCGGCGAGTCACGCTTCGCCTTCCAGGTCTCCACGGGAGACGGCCCCTCCGAGCCGTCCGAGGGCTGCGGCTGCGGCGCGAGCTCTAGCGGTACCTCGGGAGCCCTCGCGCTGGGGATGCTGCTCCTGGCGCTCGTGGCCTCGGGGCGCAGGGCCCGGAGCTGA